AGCCACGGCTCTTGTGCGCTCATGCACTTTTCTCCCCATACGTATTTTCTTCCGGCAAGCCCGCGGCCATAGCGTTGACCGCAGCCGCTGCTATTGCTGAGCCCCCGCGCCGCCCCAACAGCGTGACAAATGGAATACCGAGCGTGCTTTGTACTAAGGCCTCTTTGGATTCAGCCGCCCCCACAAAACCGACTGGGAAACCAAGTATGGCCGCAGGCTTTGGAAAGCCCTGGGCGATCAGGTCCAGTAGGTGAAACAAAGCCGTAGGTGCATTGCCGAAGACGGCCACCGCCCCTTTAAGGTGCGGCTCCCACAACTCCACAGCAGCTGCACTTCTGGTATTGCCGATACGCTTTGCCAATTCTGGAACTGCTGGATCATTCAAAGTGCAAATGACCTCATTTTCACAAGGCAGGTAGCGGCGGATGATGCCATGAGCGGTCATTTCAACATCTGTGAGAATTTTTGCGCCGTTTGCCAGCGCGGAAAAAGCGGCTTGCTGAATATCATCGGAAAACGCCATATCCTGCGGAATGTCTGTCATTCCGCATGCGTGGATCAGGCGAATTGCCAGCGGGTGAAGCGGCAGTGGCAGTTCATCCAGCCGCGCCTCGCTTCGAACGGTATTGAAGGACTGGCGGTAAATAGCCGTCGGGTCCTTCTCATAGCTAAAACCCGATTGGGTCATCGCCTGTGCCTATCCTTGGTTTTTACCAGTTTCCTTCAACATGCTTTTCGGCCCCAACGGGTGGTCCGCATAGGGATAAGGATGATGATGGTGGTCATGATCATGGCTATGATCGTGGGATTGCCCGTGATCATGGCTATGCCCGTGATGGTGGTGATGGTGATCCACCGCCCCCTTTGAATCGCACTCGCCTGTACAGGTAGTCTCGCACAAGTGGCACTCGGCCTCATCGCCCAGTCCTTCCACATGGTGATGGTGACTTTCCTGCGGCAACCCGATTTCCGCCTCGAATCCCAGAACCTGCTCGCGGTATTTGCATAACTGGCAGTTCATGGTGTTTTCACCTTCAAGAATTTCGCGCACGCGCTCTTCCATGGTGTCCAGAACCTGTGGGTGATCGTTGAGGTATCCAGCCTTGATAAACTGGATTTCCGGATAACGTGCGGCAACTTCATCTGCAAAGTTGTAGATGCGCTGGACCAGAACGCCCGTAAACAGGAAGTACGGGAACACGATAATGCGTTTGTAGCCAAGCTTGACCGCATGTTCCAGCCCCGGTTCTACCAAGGGGAACGTTACGC
This genomic window from Pseudovibrio sp. M1P-2-3 contains:
- a CDS encoding sirohydrochlorin chelatase; amino-acid sequence: MLQGNKEKLGIMVCGHGSRNRGAVGEFARLAEGMRARFPHLPVDYGYLEFANPVIHSGLDNLREQGCTRILAVPGMLFAAGHAKNDIPSVLNTYQAKHSDVKIDYGRELAVDMRMVRAAGERIQEAIDAAEGDVKPEETLLMVVGRGASDPDANSNVSKVTRLLWEGMGFGWAETCYSGVTFPLVEPGLEHAVKLGYKRIIVFPYFLFTGVLVQRIYNFADEVAARYPEIQFIKAGYLNDHPQVLDTMEERVREILEGENTMNCQLCKYREQVLGFEAEIGLPQESHHHHVEGLGDEAECHLCETTCTGECDSKGAVDHHHHHHGHSHDHGQSHDHSHDHDHHHHPYPYADHPLGPKSMLKETGKNQG
- a CDS encoding precorrin-8X methylmutase, with amino-acid sequence MTQSGFSYEKDPTAIYRQSFNTVRSEARLDELPLPLHPLAIRLIHACGMTDIPQDMAFSDDIQQAAFSALANGAKILTDVEMTAHGIIRRYLPCENEVICTLNDPAVPELAKRIGNTRSAAAVELWEPHLKGAVAVFGNAPTALFHLLDLIAQGFPKPAAILGFPVGFVGAAESKEALVQSTLGIPFVTLLGRRGGSAIAAAAVNAMAAGLPEENTYGEKSA